A single region of the Streptococcus sanguinis genome encodes:
- a CDS encoding cupin domain-containing protein yields the protein MADINRSDLETLVRKILLEELATKDGGKKVSKAGVASIALPGLDVRPEDRLDTGDASHQVYTRDLLTLDESPRLGLGLMTMEKTTFPWHLDYDEVDYVIEGRLDIIVGDEVMTAGPGEVLFIPKGSDIQFSVRDKARFIYVTYPADWQG from the coding sequence ATGGCAGATATTAATCGTTCTGACCTAGAAACATTGGTTCGTAAGATTTTATTGGAAGAATTAGCCACTAAAGATGGCGGGAAGAAAGTCAGTAAGGCAGGAGTGGCTTCTATCGCCCTGCCAGGTCTAGATGTTCGTCCAGAAGATCGCTTGGATACAGGTGATGCGAGTCATCAAGTTTATACACGAGACTTGCTGACTTTAGACGAAAGCCCACGATTGGGCTTGGGTCTGATGACCATGGAAAAGACAACTTTCCCTTGGCATCTGGACTATGATGAAGTGGATTATGTCATTGAAGGGCGTCTTGATATTATCGTTGGTGACGAAGTCATGACAGCTGGTCCTGGCGAAGTACTCTTTATCCCTAAAGGCAGCGACATTCAATTCTCTGTTAGAGATAAGGCCCGCTTTATCTATGTGACCTATCCGGCTGACTGGCAAGGCTAG
- a CDS encoding ethanolamine utilization protein EutH, with protein sequence MSINEIIIYIMVLFMLIGAVDKCIGGKLGLSEKFEEGIMAMGALALSMAGIMVIAPLLADVLKPIVVPLYGLVGADPSIFATTFIANDMGGAPLALSLAQDPAVGNFAAFVLGSMMGPTIVFTIPVALGIIEKDDRPLLARGILYGLVTVPIGCLLGGIFVPGLPFGTLVVNLIPIIIVSALIFIGLLLAPNAMIKGFEVFGQIIVILATLGLAFGAAQLLTGNEWLISIYPKGAETLKEAFEVVGTIAVTLAGAFGLVAVFTKVANKPLSAIGKSLGMNEVGAAGLVASLANNIAMFQMMKDMDKRGKIINVAFAVSASFVIGDHLGFTAGQKPEMIVPMMIGKFVGGITAVLLAFFLTKKEA encoded by the coding sequence ATGAGTATCAATGAAATTATCATTTATATCATGGTTCTATTCATGCTGATCGGTGCAGTGGATAAATGTATCGGTGGCAAACTAGGACTAAGTGAAAAATTTGAAGAAGGTATCATGGCTATGGGAGCTTTGGCTCTGTCTATGGCTGGGATTATGGTAATCGCTCCCCTCTTGGCGGATGTCTTGAAACCGATTGTCGTGCCTTTGTATGGCTTGGTGGGCGCTGACCCGTCTATCTTTGCGACAACCTTCATTGCCAATGATATGGGAGGAGCTCCTCTGGCTCTCAGTCTGGCTCAGGATCCAGCAGTAGGAAATTTTGCTGCCTTTGTACTGGGCTCTATGATGGGGCCAACCATCGTCTTTACGATTCCAGTTGCCTTGGGTATTATCGAAAAAGATGACCGTCCGCTTTTGGCTCGTGGAATCCTATACGGTTTGGTGACTGTTCCGATTGGCTGTCTCCTCGGAGGAATTTTCGTGCCAGGTCTGCCTTTTGGAACCTTGGTTGTCAATCTTATCCCGATTATCATTGTATCTGCTCTGATTTTCATAGGATTGCTTTTGGCACCTAATGCCATGATTAAAGGTTTTGAAGTGTTTGGTCAGATTATTGTTATCTTGGCAACGCTTGGTTTGGCCTTTGGTGCAGCGCAGCTTCTGACTGGAAATGAATGGCTCATTAGCATCTATCCAAAAGGTGCTGAGACACTGAAAGAAGCCTTTGAAGTTGTCGGAACGATTGCTGTAACCTTGGCTGGAGCCTTTGGTCTGGTAGCTGTCTTTACCAAGGTAGCCAACAAACCACTTTCTGCTATCGGAAAATCCCTAGGGATGAACGAAGTTGGTGCAGCTGGTTTGGTAGCTTCTCTGGCTAATAACATTGCCATGTTCCAGATGATGAAGGATATGGACAAACGCGGTAAGATTATCAACGTAGCCTTTGCTGTATCTGCTTCCTTTGTTATCGGAGATCACCTAGGCTTCACAGCCGGTCAAAAACCGGAAATGATTGTGCCGATGATGATTGGTAAATTTGTCGGCGGTATCACAGCGGTATTACTGGCTTTCTTCTTAACGAAAAAGGAAGCTTAG
- a CDS encoding EutN/CcmL family microcompartment protein, with translation MFVGKVKGSLWATRKDENLNGLKFLVVERQLNEHQSDPALLIVADCIGAGEGDQVMVTTGSSARMSLNKTNIPVDMVVVAIIDKVDYHSDEEY, from the coding sequence ATGTTTGTTGGTAAAGTAAAAGGAAGCCTTTGGGCGACTAGAAAAGACGAAAATTTAAATGGTTTGAAATTTTTAGTGGTCGAACGGCAGCTAAATGAACATCAAAGTGACCCAGCTCTGCTTATTGTGGCCGACTGCATCGGTGCAGGCGAAGGAGACCAAGTAATGGTAACCACTGGCAGTTCTGCCCGTATGAGCCTAAATAAGACGAATATCCCTGTGGATATGGTCGTTGTGGCTATCATTGACAAGGTTGACTATCACAGTGATGAAGAATATTAG
- a CDS encoding ethanolamine utilization protein encodes MENLDHLVDLITDRLMEKLKKKPQKPSVYVIGGDKIPDLLEGEGFQIVKDSCTAEIVVVETLGFDAFLRLSSLCPLAVEEAVILKSLLKGKKVLVSDSVFAIQQYKQSSKVYLYQELQGQREKLIRYGLQFYKEGQLLALLESDQAEEPRPEVKRAVAEEVSQKTKAPSKPVLLTEKRLREMGLPENGSFKIEKGMIVTALARDYLKRQKIEIIE; translated from the coding sequence ATGGAAAATCTAGATCATTTAGTAGATTTGATTACAGACCGCCTGATGGAAAAGTTGAAGAAAAAGCCTCAGAAACCCTCAGTATACGTCATTGGAGGCGATAAGATTCCTGACTTATTAGAAGGGGAAGGCTTTCAAATTGTAAAAGATTCTTGCACAGCAGAGATTGTTGTTGTCGAGACACTTGGCTTTGATGCTTTTCTGAGACTCTCATCCCTTTGCCCTTTAGCGGTAGAGGAAGCAGTCATTTTAAAGAGTCTTTTGAAAGGCAAAAAAGTCCTCGTATCAGACAGCGTCTTTGCTATTCAGCAGTACAAGCAATCTTCTAAAGTGTACTTGTATCAGGAACTGCAGGGACAGCGAGAAAAGCTGATTCGCTACGGTCTGCAATTTTATAAAGAAGGCCAACTCTTAGCACTCCTAGAAAGCGATCAGGCTGAAGAGCCTCGCCCGGAAGTAAAACGGGCGGTGGCAGAAGAAGTCAGCCAGAAGACTAAGGCTCCGAGCAAGCCGGTTTTGCTTACAGAGAAGAGGCTGAGAGAAATGGGCTTACCTGAAAATGGAAGCTTTAAGATAGAAAAAGGAATGATTGTGACAGCCTTGGCGAGAGATTATCTAAAACGTCAAAAAATAGAAATCATAGAATAA
- the eutD gene encoding ethanolamine utilization phosphate acetyltransferase EutD, which produces MTLENLVNKVIDKVQEELQGSFEVEASGRHVHLSQEDLEALFGPNYQLTKAKDLSQPGQFASQERLTVVGPKGAFHNVVILGPVRKHSQVEVSLTDCLQLGTKAPIRESGDIEGTPGVILAHGDKAVCLDKGLIVAKRHVHMTPEDAERLNVKNHEIVQVRVEGARPLIFDDVVIRVSPKFATYMHIDYDEANACGFKKGTRGRIIKK; this is translated from the coding sequence ATGACTTTAGAAAATTTGGTAAATAAAGTAATTGATAAAGTTCAGGAAGAATTGCAGGGGTCATTTGAGGTAGAAGCGAGCGGACGTCATGTCCATTTGAGTCAGGAAGATTTGGAAGCCTTGTTTGGTCCCAACTATCAATTAACAAAAGCAAAAGACCTATCACAGCCAGGCCAGTTCGCTAGTCAAGAAAGACTGACAGTTGTCGGTCCAAAAGGCGCTTTTCACAATGTGGTTATTCTGGGACCTGTTCGCAAACATTCTCAGGTAGAAGTTTCCCTGACCGATTGTTTGCAGCTGGGCACCAAGGCTCCCATTCGCGAAAGCGGCGATATCGAAGGAACACCGGGTGTCATCTTGGCTCATGGGGACAAGGCAGTTTGTCTGGATAAGGGCCTGATTGTAGCTAAGCGTCATGTTCATATGACACCGGAAGATGCCGAACGTCTGAATGTAAAAAATCACGAGATTGTACAAGTCAGAGTAGAAGGAGCTCGTCCGCTGATATTTGATGATGTGGTCATCCGTGTTAGTCCTAAATTTGCGACCTATATGCATATTGACTACGATGAAGCCAATGCTTGTGGTTTCAAAAAAGGAACACGCGGACGGATTATTAAAAAATAA
- the pduA gene encoding propanediol utilization microcompartment protein PduA yields MANANALGMVETKGLVGAIEAADAMVKAANVTLIGKEQVGAGLVTVLVRGDVGAVKAATDAGAAAAENVGELISVHVIPRPHAEVEVILPK; encoded by the coding sequence ATGGCAAACGCAAATGCATTAGGAATGGTAGAAACAAAAGGACTCGTCGGCGCAATTGAAGCAGCTGATGCAATGGTCAAAGCCGCTAACGTAACTTTGATTGGTAAAGAACAAGTCGGCGCTGGATTGGTAACAGTTTTAGTTCGTGGTGATGTCGGCGCAGTCAAAGCAGCGACAGATGCTGGAGCAGCTGCAGCTGAAAATGTTGGTGAATTGATTTCAGTTCACGTAATTCCACGTCCACATGCTGAAGTGGAAGTCATTCTGCCCAAATAA
- the pduA gene encoding propanediol utilization microcompartment protein PduA, with product MANANALGMVETRGLVGAIEAADAMVKAANVTLVGKEQVGAGLVTVLVRGDVGAVKAATDAGAAAAENVGELISVHVIPRPHAEVEVILPHQE from the coding sequence ATGGCAAACGCAAATGCATTAGGAATGGTAGAAACAAGAGGACTTGTCGGCGCAATTGAAGCAGCTGATGCAATGGTCAAAGCCGCTAACGTAACTTTAGTTGGTAAAGAACAAGTCGGCGCTGGATTGGTAACAGTCTTGGTTCGTGGTGATGTCGGCGCAGTAAAAGCAGCGACAGATGCTGGAGCAGCTGCAGCTGAAAACGTTGGTGAATTGATTTCAGTTCACGTAATCCCACGTCCACATGCTGAAGTAGAAGTAATCTTGCCTCATCAAGAATAA
- a CDS encoding acetaldehyde dehydrogenase (acetylating): MFLEDKDLVSIQEVRNLIRDAKKAQAELAKMSQEQIDTIVKVVAKACYDERERLAKMAAQETGFGRWEDKVLKNALASKGILEEIKDMKTVGVLREDKEKKVLEVGVPVGVIAGLIPSTNPTSTVMYKALIALKAGNSIVFSPHPNALKSIEETVEIIKKAAKSAGCPDGAISAIHRVSIAATNELMRHKDTNLILATGGNAMVKAAYSSGTPAIGVGPGNGPAFIERTADVPKAVRQILDSKTFDNGVICASEQSIIVEEDMKEKVVAEFKKQGAYFVPAEDAKKLGAFIIQPSGAMNPKMVGKTPQVIAELAGISVPADARVLIAEETGVGKQYPYSMEKLAPVLGFYTVKDWLEACELSIKILHHEGAGHTLAIHSQNEEIIREFALKKPVSRLLINTPAALGGVGATTGLFPAFTLGCGAVGGSATSDNVSPLNLFNIRRVAYGTSELSDLRQAENMAVEEPKSVAVDGSNEEELVTLLVQRVLEKLK; the protein is encoded by the coding sequence ATGTTTTTAGAAGATAAAGATTTGGTATCGATTCAGGAAGTAAGGAATTTGATTCGGGATGCAAAGAAAGCCCAAGCAGAACTTGCTAAAATGAGCCAAGAGCAAATTGATACCATTGTAAAAGTAGTAGCGAAAGCTTGTTATGATGAGCGTGAACGCCTAGCTAAAATGGCGGCTCAGGAAACTGGCTTTGGCCGCTGGGAAGACAAGGTGTTGAAAAATGCTCTTGCTTCCAAAGGTATTCTTGAAGAAATCAAGGATATGAAAACTGTCGGGGTTCTTCGCGAAGACAAGGAAAAGAAAGTCTTGGAAGTTGGAGTTCCAGTCGGCGTCATCGCTGGCTTGATTCCATCAACCAACCCGACATCAACAGTTATGTATAAGGCTTTGATCGCTTTGAAGGCAGGAAACAGTATCGTCTTCTCTCCTCACCCAAATGCTCTTAAGAGTATTGAGGAAACAGTGGAAATCATCAAGAAAGCTGCTAAATCAGCTGGATGTCCGGATGGAGCCATCAGTGCGATTCATCGGGTATCCATCGCTGCTACAAATGAGTTGATGCGACACAAGGATACAAATCTGATTTTAGCGACTGGCGGAAATGCCATGGTCAAAGCAGCATACTCATCTGGTACACCAGCAATCGGTGTAGGTCCTGGTAATGGTCCAGCCTTCATCGAAAGAACAGCAGATGTGCCAAAAGCAGTTCGTCAGATTTTGGATTCTAAGACTTTTGACAATGGTGTGATTTGTGCATCTGAGCAGTCTATCATCGTCGAAGAAGATATGAAGGAAAAGGTTGTAGCAGAGTTCAAGAAACAAGGTGCTTACTTTGTTCCAGCAGAAGATGCTAAGAAACTGGGTGCCTTCATTATCCAACCGAGTGGTGCGATGAATCCGAAGATGGTTGGTAAAACACCGCAAGTGATTGCTGAGTTAGCTGGTATTTCAGTTCCAGCTGATGCTCGGGTTTTGATTGCAGAAGAAACAGGCGTCGGCAAGCAGTATCCATATTCTATGGAAAAACTGGCTCCAGTCTTAGGCTTCTACACTGTCAAGGACTGGTTGGAAGCTTGTGAGCTGAGTATTAAGATCTTGCATCATGAAGGTGCAGGCCACACTCTTGCTATCCACAGTCAAAACGAAGAAATTATTCGTGAATTTGCACTGAAAAAACCAGTATCTCGTCTGCTGATCAATACGCCAGCAGCTCTGGGTGGTGTCGGTGCAACGACTGGTCTCTTCCCAGCCTTTACTTTGGGTTGTGGAGCAGTGGGTGGCAGCGCGACATCTGATAATGTCAGCCCGCTCAATCTCTTCAATATCCGTCGTGTAGCTTACGGTACATCAGAACTGTCAGACCTGCGACAAGCAGAAAATATGGCAGTGGAAGAACCAAAATCAGTAGCAGTTGACGGATCAAACGAAGAAGAACTGGTAACCTTGTTGGTTCAACGCGTATTGGAAAAACTAAAATAG
- a CDS encoding BMC domain-containing protein, which yields MADRALGLIEVKGYLGAVVAADAALKAANVSLLNIETVKAGLNTVQLIGDVSAVRSAVDAAVELVQDKPYYLASHVISRLDNQTDLLFVPKRNSKTAKKEIASTAETIPSEKIEEKPQPVKETKAKPAEKLEGETRTYTREELEKLKVVELRSLAYHQEGIRLSKKEIKFANKKLLVETLMETIGEE from the coding sequence ATGGCAGATAGAGCACTAGGTTTAATTGAAGTAAAAGGTTATCTAGGTGCTGTAGTTGCGGCAGATGCGGCTTTGAAGGCTGCCAATGTATCATTGCTTAATATTGAAACGGTCAAAGCTGGTTTGAACACGGTTCAATTGATAGGCGATGTCAGTGCAGTCCGCTCAGCGGTTGATGCGGCAGTTGAGTTGGTACAGGATAAACCTTACTATCTGGCCAGCCATGTAATTTCTAGGTTGGATAACCAGACAGACCTTCTCTTTGTACCAAAGAGAAACAGCAAAACAGCTAAAAAAGAGATTGCTTCTACGGCGGAAACAATCCCTTCAGAAAAAATCGAAGAAAAGCCTCAGCCTGTAAAGGAAACTAAGGCTAAACCAGCAGAGAAGCTTGAAGGAGAGACAAGGACCTACACCAGAGAAGAACTGGAAAAACTAAAAGTCGTCGAACTACGCAGCCTTGCCTATCATCAAGAAGGTATCCGTCTCAGCAAGAAAGAAATCAAATTTGCCAACAAGAAACTTCTAGTTGAGACTTTGATGGAAACAATAGGAGAGGAGTAA
- the eutL gene encoding ethanolamine utilization microcompartment protein EutL, which translates to MKNDRLGANVLSALLISNVDAGLAASLELKPHHRSLGIITSDCDDVTYVALDEATKAADVEVVYARSMYAGAGNASTKLAGEVIGILAGPNPEEVRSGLDVAVYEIENGASFYSANDDDSIPYFAHCISRAGSYLSEGANAEEGTAIAYLIAPPGEAMVALDAALKAADVQVGAFYGPPSETNFAGGLLVGSQSACRAACDAFANAVIAVANDPKSY; encoded by the coding sequence TTGAAAAATGATCGATTAGGCGCAAATGTATTAAGTGCCCTTCTGATTTCAAACGTGGATGCAGGTTTGGCAGCTTCTTTGGAGCTTAAACCACATCACAGAAGCCTGGGAATTATCACTTCTGACTGTGATGATGTCACTTATGTAGCCTTGGATGAAGCTACCAAGGCTGCAGATGTCGAAGTAGTCTATGCTCGCAGTATGTATGCTGGTGCAGGAAACGCTTCAACTAAGCTGGCTGGTGAAGTCATCGGTATCTTGGCTGGTCCAAACCCAGAAGAAGTTCGCAGCGGTCTGGATGTAGCAGTCTATGAAATCGAAAATGGGGCTAGCTTCTACAGTGCCAATGATGATGACAGCATTCCTTATTTTGCTCATTGTATCTCTCGTGCGGGCTCTTACCTGTCAGAGGGTGCTAATGCAGAAGAAGGAACAGCAATTGCTTACTTGATTGCTCCACCGGGTGAAGCTATGGTGGCACTGGATGCGGCTTTGAAAGCGGCAGATGTGCAAGTTGGTGCCTTCTATGGACCACCGAGTGAAACCAACTTTGCCGGCGGACTTCTAGTCGGATCACAGTCAGCATGCCGAGCTGCCTGCGACGCATTTGCGAATGCAGTCATCGCAGTAGCAAATGATCCTAAAAGTTATTGA
- the eutC gene encoding ethanolamine ammonia-lyase subunit EutC: protein MDELQLKEMIRSLLNEMGGDSAFKETAATDQNKAEKPVVSLQEEVKQDTSVIEDGIIPDITEVDIQEQFLVPNAINEEAYRKIKKFTPARLGLWRAGDRYKTQSVLRFRADHAAAQDAVFSYVSDDFIKEMGFIPVQTKATTKDEYLTRPDFGRVFPEDQQAIIKEKCKPNAKVQIVVGDGLSSSAIEANVKDFLPALKQGLKMFGLEFGEVLFIKHARVAAMDQIAELTGAEVICMLVGERPGLVTAESMSAYLAYKPTVGMPEAKRTVVSNIHKGGTPAVEAGAYVAEIIKKILDNKKSGIDLK, encoded by the coding sequence GTGGATGAATTGCAATTAAAAGAAATGATTCGCTCATTGTTAAATGAGATGGGCGGCGACTCAGCTTTTAAAGAAACAGCAGCGACTGACCAGAACAAAGCAGAAAAACCTGTGGTTTCTCTGCAGGAAGAAGTCAAACAAGACACTTCAGTAATTGAAGATGGCATTATTCCGGATATAACAGAAGTAGATATTCAGGAGCAGTTCTTGGTTCCAAATGCCATCAATGAAGAAGCTTACCGGAAGATTAAGAAATTTACTCCGGCACGTCTGGGATTATGGCGGGCAGGTGATCGCTACAAGACACAAAGTGTTTTGCGTTTCCGTGCAGACCATGCGGCAGCTCAGGATGCGGTCTTCTCCTATGTCTCAGATGACTTTATCAAGGAAATGGGCTTCATTCCTGTACAGACTAAGGCGACTACTAAAGATGAATACTTGACACGTCCAGATTTTGGCCGGGTCTTCCCTGAAGATCAGCAGGCGATTATCAAAGAAAAATGCAAACCTAATGCCAAGGTTCAGATTGTCGTTGGTGACGGTCTTAGCTCATCAGCTATCGAGGCTAATGTCAAAGACTTCTTGCCAGCTCTGAAGCAAGGTCTGAAAATGTTCGGACTGGAATTTGGTGAAGTGCTCTTTATCAAGCATGCTCGGGTTGCAGCTATGGACCAAATCGCAGAGCTGACTGGTGCAGAAGTTATCTGTATGCTGGTCGGTGAGCGTCCGGGTCTGGTAACAGCTGAGTCTATGAGTGCTTATCTGGCTTACAAGCCAACAGTTGGTATGCCAGAAGCGAAACGGACCGTTGTTTCCAATATTCATAAAGGCGGAACACCAGCCGTTGAAGCTGGAGCCTATGTAGCAGAAATCATTAAGAAGATTCTTGATAATAAGAAATCAGGAATTGATTTGAAATAA
- a CDS encoding ethanolamine ammonia-lyase subunit EutB — MILKTKLFGRLYEFKSVKEVLAKANEYKSGDQLAGVAAESAEERVAAKVVLAQLKLSDLFNNPVVPYEEDEVTRIIIDDVNLRTYEKIKNWTVEELREWILDNKTKNVDIQWLSRGLTSEMVAAVAKLMTNLDLIVAANKIVITKHANTTIGMPGTFSSRLQPNHTTDDPDGIMASTMEGFAYGCGDALLGLNPVDDSVESTKRVLHKFNDFIEEYKIPTQHCVLAHVTTQIEAMNQGAPTGLVFQSIAGSEKGNEAFGFDAKIIQEAWDTALKVGTAAGPNVMYFETGQGSELSSDAHHGADQVTMEARCYGFAKRFDPFLVNTVVGFIGPEYLYDSKQVIRAGLEDHFMGKLTGISMGCDICYTNHMKADQNDAENLLVLLGAANVNYIMAIPHGDDIMLNYQTTGYHETATMRSLLNKRPIKEFEEWMEKMGLMEDGHLTEIGGDGSIFMKSN, encoded by the coding sequence ATGATTTTGAAAACAAAATTGTTTGGTCGGCTTTACGAATTTAAATCCGTAAAAGAAGTGCTGGCCAAAGCCAATGAGTACAAATCCGGGGATCAGCTAGCCGGAGTAGCAGCAGAATCTGCCGAAGAGCGTGTCGCTGCTAAGGTTGTACTAGCTCAGCTAAAACTGTCTGATTTGTTCAATAATCCGGTAGTGCCTTATGAAGAAGATGAGGTAACACGGATTATCATCGACGACGTCAATCTTCGTACTTACGAAAAGATTAAGAACTGGACAGTAGAAGAGCTGCGTGAATGGATCTTGGATAACAAGACTAAGAACGTAGATATTCAGTGGCTGTCTCGTGGGTTGACTTCTGAAATGGTAGCAGCAGTTGCTAAGTTGATGACCAACTTGGACTTGATTGTAGCTGCCAATAAGATTGTCATTACCAAACATGCCAATACAACGATTGGTATGCCGGGAACCTTCTCTTCTCGTCTTCAACCAAACCATACCACAGATGATCCAGACGGTATCATGGCTTCTACTATGGAAGGTTTTGCTTATGGATGTGGGGATGCTCTCTTAGGATTGAACCCAGTGGATGACTCAGTAGAAAGTACCAAACGTGTCTTGCATAAGTTTAACGACTTCATCGAAGAGTACAAGATTCCAACTCAGCACTGTGTGCTGGCTCACGTTACTACTCAGATCGAAGCCATGAATCAAGGTGCTCCGACAGGATTGGTCTTCCAATCTATCGCCGGATCTGAAAAAGGAAATGAAGCTTTTGGTTTTGATGCTAAAATCATTCAAGAAGCTTGGGATACAGCTCTGAAAGTGGGAACAGCTGCTGGACCGAATGTCATGTACTTTGAAACAGGTCAAGGTTCTGAACTTTCATCTGATGCTCACCATGGAGCAGACCAAGTGACTATGGAAGCTCGTTGTTATGGTTTTGCTAAACGCTTCGATCCATTCTTGGTAAATACCGTTGTTGGATTCATCGGACCTGAGTATCTCTACGATTCTAAGCAGGTTATCCGTGCTGGTTTGGAAGACCACTTCATGGGCAAACTGACTGGTATCTCAATGGGTTGTGATATCTGCTACACTAATCACATGAAGGCTGACCAAAACGACGCTGAAAATCTCTTGGTTCTTCTCGGAGCAGCCAATGTTAACTACATCATGGCGATTCCTCATGGTGACGATATCATGCTTAACTATCAAACAACTGGTTACCATGAAACAGCAACCATGCGTTCACTTCTCAATAAACGTCCGATCAAGGAATTTGAAGAGTGGATGGAAAAAATGGGCTTGATGGAAGATGGTCACCTGACAGAAATCGGCGGAGACGGCTCCATCTTTATGAAATCAAATTAG
- the eutA gene encoding ethanolamine ammonia-lyase reactivating factor EutA, producing the protein MSDKILSVGLDIGTATTQLILSELTIENIASVFTIPRVYITDKKVLYKSEIIFTPISDQLLIEVDKIKNFVLNEYAKAGIQKKDIQMGAVIITGETARKENASQVLQALSGYAGDFVVATAGPDLESIIAGKGACSHQYSQEHHTSVVNIDIGGGTSNLAVFREGDVIDTGCFDIGGRLIKMDPQTQRISYIAPKLQTIIAEQGLQLAVGETVHRADLDRLIQEMVSVLEQSVGIDNHSPYYELLQTNHGLKLNYDLHCVSFSGGVADGIYLETTSADDFRYGDIGILLGRALSKSKIFDQKKVIQSAETIRATVVGAGSHTTDVSGSTITYISDILPIKNIPVLKLAASDEHEDKEGLQQIIKDKVAWFTLENEVQQVALAINGEKSPSFARVLEYAEAIVKGMRESIEKKIPLLVVVREDMAKVLGQCLFAQLPKDYPFVCIDSVDVQNGDYIDIGNPVIEGSVLPIVVKTLVFN; encoded by the coding sequence ATGTCAGATAAAATTTTGAGTGTGGGGCTCGATATCGGGACAGCCACTACACAGCTGATCTTGTCAGAGCTTACCATCGAGAATATTGCTTCTGTGTTTACTATTCCTCGTGTCTATATTACAGATAAAAAAGTTCTTTATAAAAGTGAAATTATCTTCACACCAATTTCGGATCAACTTTTGATCGAGGTGGATAAGATCAAAAACTTTGTTCTGAATGAGTATGCGAAAGCAGGCATTCAGAAAAAAGATATTCAGATGGGGGCAGTCATCATTACTGGTGAGACGGCTCGCAAGGAAAATGCCAGTCAGGTGCTTCAAGCACTGAGTGGCTATGCTGGTGACTTTGTCGTTGCGACGGCCGGTCCAGACCTTGAGAGCATCATTGCTGGTAAAGGGGCCTGCAGCCATCAGTATTCTCAAGAGCATCATACATCAGTAGTCAATATTGATATTGGTGGGGGGACTTCCAATCTGGCAGTCTTCCGAGAAGGAGATGTGATTGATACAGGGTGTTTTGATATCGGAGGTCGGCTGATAAAGATGGATCCGCAGACCCAGCGGATTAGCTATATTGCTCCAAAACTGCAGACTATCATTGCAGAGCAGGGGCTTCAGCTGGCAGTTGGTGAAACGGTCCATCGAGCTGATTTGGATCGACTGATTCAAGAAATGGTCTCCGTATTAGAACAGTCTGTAGGAATTGACAATCACAGTCCTTACTATGAGCTTCTACAGACCAACCACGGTCTCAAGTTGAACTATGATCTCCACTGCGTATCTTTCTCTGGTGGTGTAGCTGATGGAATATACTTGGAAACGACCTCGGCGGATGATTTCCGCTATGGGGATATCGGTATCTTGCTAGGCAGGGCGCTGAGCAAATCCAAGATTTTTGATCAAAAGAAAGTCATCCAGTCAGCTGAGACCATCCGGGCAACCGTTGTTGGAGCGGGCAGCCATACGACCGATGTCAGCGGCAGCACCATTACCTACATCTCCGATATCCTTCCTATTAAGAACATTCCAGTTCTCAAGCTGGCAGCTTCTGATGAGCATGAGGACAAGGAGGGGCTGCAGCAGATTATCAAGGACAAGGTGGCCTGGTTCACACTGGAAAATGAAGTCCAGCAGGTGGCTTTGGCAATCAATGGAGAAAAAAGCCCAAGCTTCGCCCGGGTTTTGGAATACGCAGAGGCTATTGTCAAGGGAATGAGAGAAAGCATTGAAAAGAAAATTCCGTTGCTAGTGGTGGTCAGAGAAGATATGGCCAAGGTTCTAGGTCAATGTCTCTTTGCTCAGTTGCCTAAGGATTATCCATTTGTTTGCATTGACTCAGTGGATGTTCAAAATGGCGACTATATCGATATTGGTAATCCAGTCATTGAAGGATCGGTCTTACCGATTGTCGTGAAAACATTGGTGTTTAATTAA